In Castanea sativa cultivar Marrone di Chiusa Pesio chromosome 6, ASM4071231v1, a single window of DNA contains:
- the LOC142641348 gene encoding threonine--tRNA ligase, chloroplastic/mitochondrial 2 gives MPNVILHGVRMAVSSSNSFLSTSLLKPSFSHFPLKRLVSIPTCLYNSNNNKKKLSTATPACAIATDSSQSHAQTATFSLNDETQIEKTEKLVLPTNQSSQNLLRIRHTCAHVMAMAVQKLYPDAKVTIGPWIDSGFYYDFDIEPLTDKDLKRIKKEMDRIIARNLPLIREEVSRDEAQRRIMAINEPYKVEILESIKEDPITIYHIGNEWWDLCAGPHVESTGNINRKAVELESVAGAYWRGDEKKPMLQRIYGTAWENEEQLKAYLHFKEEARRRDHRRLGQDLDLFSIQDEAGGGLVFWHPKGAIVRHIIEDSWKKIHIERGYNLLYTPHVAKADLWKISGHLDFYKENMYDQMNIEDELYQLRPMNCPYHILVYKRKLNSYRDFPIRVAELGTVYRYELSGSLHGLFRVRGFTQDDAHIFCLEDQIKDEISGVLDLTEEILLQFGFSKYEVNLSTRPEKAVGGDDIWEKATSALKDALNDKGWSYQLDEGGGAFYGPKIDLKIEDALGRKWQCSTIQVDFNLPQRFDITYVDSNSEKKRPIMIHRAVLGSLERFFGVLIEHYAGDFPLWLSPVQARVLPVTDIQLEYCNEVTKKLKANSIRAEVSHGERLPKLIRNAEKQRIPLMAVVGPKEAETQTVTVRSRFGGELGTMTIDDFVSRIKTATENRTSF, from the exons ATGCCAAACGTCATTCTTCACGGTGTGAGAATGGCAGTCTCCTCCTCCAACTCTTTCCTATCCACATCTCTCCTCAAACCCAGCTTCTCCCACTTCCCTTTAAAACGCCTCGTTTCAATTCCCACCTGTCTctacaacagcaacaacaacaagaagaaacTTTCAACCGCAACACCAGCTTGTGCTATTGCCACCGATTCTTCTCAGTCTCACGCTCAGACTGCCACTTTCTCCCTAAACGACGAAACCCAGATTGAGAAAACCGAGAAACTCGTCCTTCCCACCAACCAATCCTCTCAGAATCTACTCAGAATCCGCCACAcg TGTGCACATGTGATGGCCATGGCTGTTCAAAAGCTATACCCAGATGCGAAAGTGACGATTGGGCCGTGGATAGATAGTGgattttattatgattttgataTTGAGCCTTTAACGGATAAAGACTTGAAGAGGATCAAGAAAGAGATG GATCGGATCATTGCTAGAAATTTACCACTTATAAGAGAAGAAGTTTCAAGAGATGAAGCTCAGAGAAGAATAATGGCTATCAATGAACCTTACAAAGTAGAGATTTTGGAAAGTATTAAGGAGGACCCCATTACCATCTATCATATTG GTAATGAATGGTGGGATCTTTGTGCTGGGCCTCATGTTGAATCTACTGGAAATATTAACAGGAAAGCTGTTGAACTTGAATCTGTTGCTGGTGCATACTGGAGAGGGGATGAAAAGAAACCAATGCTGCAGAGGATCTATGGCACTGCATgggaaaatgaagaacaattgaAAGCATACCTTCATTTCAAAGAGGAGGCTAGACGCCGGGATCACAGACGCCTTGGCCAAGATCTTGATCTGTTCTCCATACAG GATGAAGCTGGTGGTGGTTTAGTTTTCTGGCATCCAAAGGGTGCTATTGTGAGGCACATAATAGAAGATTCGTggaaaaaaatacacattgaaCGTGGTTATAATCTGTTGTATACTCCACATGTGGCCAAGGCAGACCTTTGGAAGATCAGTGGCCATTTGGATTTCTACAAAGAGAATATGTATGATCAGATGAATATCGAGGATGAACTTTATCAACTTCGACCAATGAATTGCCCTTACCACATTCTAGTTTACAAAAGAAAGCTTAACTCTTACCGGGATTTTCCTATTAGAGTTGCAGAGTTGGGAACAGTATATAGATATGAATTATCTGGAAGCTTACATGGCCTTTTCCGTGTAAGGGGTTTCACCCAG GATGATGCGCACATCTTTTGTTTAGAGGATCAAATCAAAGATGAAATCAGTGGTGTCCTAGATCTTACAGAAGAAATATTACTGCAATTTGGTTTTAGCAAGTATGAAGTCAATCTCTCTACAAGACCAGAGAAAGCTGTTGGAGGTGATGATATATGGGAGAAAGCAACATCTGCCCTTAAAGATGCTTTGAATGATAAAGGGTGGAGCTATCAACTTGATGAAGGTGGTGGTGCCTTTTATGGCCCAAAGATTGATCTCAAGATTGAGGATGCTCTTGGAAGGAAGTGGCAATGTTCAACCATACAG GTTGATTTTAATTTGCCCCAGCGATTTGACATCACATATGTTGACTCAAACTCAGAAAAGAAGCGACCTATCATGATCCACAGAGCAGTACTTGGATCCTTGGAGCGATTCTTTGGAGTTCTCATAGAACATTATGCAGGGGATTTTCCTTTGTGGCTTTCACCTGTCCAAGCTCGAGTTTTACCAGTTACAGACATCCAG CTTGAATACTGCAATGAggtgacaaaaaaattgaaagcaaaCAGCATTCGAGCTGAAGTTAGCCATGGTGAGCGTTTGCCAAAACTCATTAGAAATGCAGAGAAGCAAAGAATTCCATTAATGGCTGTGGTGGGCCCCAAGGAAGCTGAAACTCAAACTGTTACAGTTAGATCTAGGTTTGGAGGAGAGCTAGGAACAATGACGATTGATGATTTTGTAAGCAGAATCAAGACTGCCACTGAGAACAGGACTTCATTTTGA